In the Zonotrichia albicollis isolate bZonAlb1 chromosome W, bZonAlb1.hap1, whole genome shotgun sequence genome, one interval contains:
- the LOC141726890 gene encoding LOW QUALITY PROTEIN: hsp90 co-chaperone Cdc37-like 1 (The sequence of the model RefSeq protein was modified relative to this genomic sequence to represent the inferred CDS: substituted 2 bases at 2 genomic stop codons), with amino-acid sequence MVRRLRGMFAMNYDQGIELICQNQEELVKSSIESKWNLAEVXQKLGNLALHNSESMYQEYAKVQTEASELRQREEEWKRKEAVLIERERQNLWNTDSFSKEVFNKSFISKYKRKEDEDISKXFIQKHEQKIRYFGMPGRWDDSQRFLSDYPYLVCEETAKYLILWCFHLEAEQKRALMEQIAHQALVMQFIIETARSCNVDPRGCFRLFFQKAKAGEDGYLEAFKTELEAFKSRVRICSQSQGFQAMSVENSSVYTGIVKGLESLSQNANDLQGCINRSVCNLNSMLQKDEEAKMMDTV; translated from the exons ATGGTACGGAGGCTGAGGGGCATGTTCGCCATG AACTATGATCAAGGGATTGAATTAATCTGTCAAAACCAAGAAGAGTTGGTGAAGAGTTCCATAGAATCCAAATGGAATCTAGCAGAAGTCTAGCAGAAACTTGGTAATTTAGCACTGCATAATTCAGAATCCATGTATCAGGAATATGCCAAAGTACAGACTGAAGCTTCAGAACTGAGACAAAGAGAAGAAGAATGGAAGAGAAAAGAAGCAGTCCTAATAGAGAGGGAAAGACAAAATCTATGGAATACAGATTCTTTTAGTAAGGAGGTATTTAATAAG AGTTTTATTagtaaatataaaagaaaagaagatgaagatATATCTAAATAATTTATACAGAAGCATGAACAAAAGATTAGATACTTTG GCATGCCGGGCAGATGGGATGACAGTCAAAGATTTTTGTCTGATTACCCATATCTTGTATGTGAAGAAACAGCTAAATATCTCATCTTGTGGTGTTTTCATCTAGAAGCTGAACAG AAAAGAGCTCTGATGGAACAAATAGCACACCAAGCACTTGTGATGCAGTTTATTATAGAAACGGCCAGAAGTTGTAATGTGGATCCAAGAGGCTGTTTTCGTCTATTCTTCCAAAAAGCCAAA GCAGGGGAAGATGGCTATTTGGAAGCTTTTAAAACTGAGCTTGAAGCATTCAAATCAAGAGTGAGAATCTGTTCACAGTCTCAAGGCTTTCAAGCTATGTCAGTAGAGAATTCCAGTGTCTATACTGGTATTGTAAAAGGACTGGAGTCTTTGTCACAG AATGCAAATGATCTACAAGGTTGCATAAACAGGAGTGTCTGCAATTTAAATTCAATGCTACAAAAAGATGAAGAAGCCAAAATGATGGACACAGTATAG